In a single window of the Candidatus Lernaella stagnicola genome:
- a CDS encoding DUF4921 family protein produces the protein MVELRKDPITGRWVIIATDRAKRPMGVALPPDSPSPEIDPFLPGNEYLTPPEILRYADESGKAPWALRVVPNKFPALKVEGEIEREGIGLYDKMSGIGAHEVVIETPDPDKRLVDYNEHELELVFSAFRDRSRDLQRDARLKYVLAFKNEGRLAGATQLHGHSQLIALPMVPSVVTEELEGAADYYSFKERNVYLDIVNQELRYGERLVTDNPDFVTIAPFASRFPFELWILPRRYAPCFHEIRDDQITFLAKIVSHTMKLLDRALGVFAFNFIIHTSPLQDCHPAYYHWHIEITPRLTQLGGFEIGTGYHINPTPPEKVAEYLRKTKL, from the coding sequence ATGGTTGAACTGCGAAAAGACCCGATCACCGGGCGATGGGTAATCATCGCCACCGACCGCGCGAAGCGTCCGATGGGCGTGGCGCTGCCGCCGGACTCGCCGAGTCCGGAAATTGATCCCTTTTTGCCGGGCAACGAATACCTCACACCGCCCGAGATTCTGCGCTATGCCGATGAATCGGGAAAGGCGCCGTGGGCACTGCGCGTGGTTCCCAACAAGTTCCCCGCCCTGAAGGTGGAAGGTGAGATCGAGCGCGAAGGAATCGGCCTCTACGACAAAATGTCGGGAATCGGCGCGCATGAAGTCGTGATCGAAACGCCGGATCCAGACAAACGGCTGGTCGACTACAACGAGCATGAGCTGGAATTGGTATTCAGCGCTTTCCGCGACCGCAGCCGCGACCTGCAGCGCGACGCGCGCCTGAAGTACGTGCTGGCGTTCAAGAACGAGGGCCGGTTGGCGGGCGCTACGCAGTTGCACGGCCACAGCCAATTGATCGCTCTGCCGATGGTGCCGAGCGTCGTCACTGAAGAACTGGAAGGCGCCGCCGATTATTACAGCTTCAAAGAACGAAATGTTTATCTCGACATCGTCAATCAGGAACTTCGCTACGGCGAGCGGCTGGTCACCGACAACCCCGACTTCGTGACCATCGCCCCCTTCGCCTCGCGTTTTCCTTTCGAATTGTGGATTCTGCCGCGCCGCTACGCGCCGTGCTTTCACGAGATTCGCGACGATCAAATCACCTTCCTGGCGAAGATCGTCTCGCACACGATGAAGCTGCTTGACCGCGCGTTGGGCGTATTCGCATTCAATTTCATCATCCACACTTCCCCCCTTCAAGATTGCCATCCGGCCTATTATCATTGGCACATTGAAATCACGCCGCGGTTGACTCAGCTCGGCGGGTTTGAGATAGGCACCGGGTACCATATCAACCCCACGCCGCCTGAGAAGGTGGCGGAGTATTTGCGAAAAACCAAATTGTAG
- a CDS encoding glycoside hydrolase family 57 protein — protein sequence MTQPLRVAFLWHMHQPYYLDDPTGDILLPWVRLHATKAYHDMNAMLTRHPEMACTINVVPSLLAQISAYGERDDLDDTFLRLSRTSAADLTEEERRFVLRYFFMSNWDTMVRRHPGYARLLDRRGHNVYDDTIDRAVKLFSTQDLRDLQVWFNLSWFGFTAQRDKRIAPLIRKGTGFSEVEKALVLDVQAEIVNQIIPAWKKLLEDGRVEISTTPMYHPILPILVGSEVVRRSMPNARLPGEFAFPADAKAQIDRGVAYYTELFGQAPAGMWPSEGSVCPELIPFWSEAGLKWVATDEAVLFRSLGGAPRSALFEPYIARHGETEVAVFFRDRYLSDLIGFTYAKNDPSTAVADFIGHLSRIQQSAPGGTVSIILDGENPWEYYPDGGERFLDLLYSQLVADTRFRPVSLRQALDEHPPRKTIDRLHSGSWINADFGIWIGGREENQGWALIDRTRSHLVERQQSGGVDEKTLAAAFEQLYQAEGSDWFWWYDDDFTSDNDADFDHLFRQKLANAHRALGETPPHYLEEPIHVTRREVLVSMPLALIQPEIDGKVTHFYEWADAGALDLSKARGSMHLSKSLLDGLYFGFDTERFYLRLDPSAELLGFSADLEIRVHFVNKREWQIRLPLVLAEGAPRHFSLWEPDSEGSWRLVGNEGKVGAFDVVEIAVPTSLLNWEVGEKIGFVVQIVKGDVEEDRFPKNGRISVTIPDAGYDSVNWSV from the coding sequence ATGACCCAGCCGCTGCGTGTCGCTTTCCTTTGGCACATGCACCAGCCTTATTATCTCGACGACCCAACGGGCGACATTCTGCTGCCCTGGGTGCGTCTGCACGCCACCAAGGCGTATCACGACATGAACGCCATGCTCACCCGGCACCCGGAGATGGCGTGCACGATCAACGTCGTGCCCAGCCTGTTGGCCCAAATCAGCGCTTACGGCGAGCGCGACGATCTCGACGACACCTTCCTGCGTCTGTCCCGCACCAGCGCCGCCGATTTGACCGAAGAGGAACGCCGCTTCGTTCTGCGCTACTTCTTCATGTCCAATTGGGACACGATGGTGCGCCGCCACCCAGGATACGCGCGGCTGCTCGACCGCCGCGGCCACAACGTCTACGACGACACGATTGACCGGGCCGTAAAGCTGTTTTCCACCCAGGACCTGCGCGATCTGCAAGTGTGGTTCAACCTCTCGTGGTTCGGTTTCACGGCCCAACGGGACAAGCGTATTGCGCCGCTGATTCGCAAAGGCACGGGTTTCTCCGAAGTCGAGAAGGCTTTGGTACTCGACGTGCAGGCCGAAATCGTCAATCAAATCATTCCGGCCTGGAAGAAGCTGCTCGAAGACGGTCGCGTCGAAATTTCCACGACGCCGATGTATCACCCGATTCTGCCCATTCTGGTCGGCTCGGAAGTCGTGCGACGCAGCATGCCCAACGCCCGCCTCCCCGGCGAATTCGCGTTTCCCGCCGACGCCAAGGCTCAGATCGACCGCGGCGTCGCGTATTACACCGAGCTGTTCGGCCAGGCTCCGGCGGGGATGTGGCCCAGCGAGGGATCCGTTTGCCCGGAATTGATACCCTTCTGGAGTGAGGCGGGGCTCAAGTGGGTCGCGACCGACGAGGCGGTCCTGTTCCGGTCGTTGGGTGGCGCGCCGCGCAGCGCCTTGTTCGAGCCCTACATCGCGCGACACGGCGAGACGGAAGTGGCCGTGTTTTTCCGCGACCGCTATTTGTCGGACCTCATCGGCTTCACCTACGCGAAAAACGACCCGAGCACCGCCGTGGCCGATTTCATCGGCCATTTGTCGCGTATCCAGCAAAGTGCCCCCGGCGGCACCGTCAGCATCATTCTCGACGGCGAGAACCCTTGGGAATACTACCCTGACGGCGGCGAGCGTTTTCTTGACCTCTTGTACTCGCAATTGGTTGCCGATACGCGCTTCCGGCCAGTGTCGCTGCGCCAGGCTCTGGACGAACATCCGCCGCGCAAGACCATCGACCGCCTGCATAGCGGCAGTTGGATCAACGCGGATTTCGGCATTTGGATCGGTGGTCGGGAAGAAAACCAAGGGTGGGCGCTGATCGATCGCACGCGGTCGCATTTGGTCGAGCGCCAACAATCCGGCGGCGTCGATGAGAAAACCCTCGCGGCGGCCTTCGAGCAGTTGTATCAGGCCGAGGGTTCCGACTGGTTTTGGTGGTACGACGACGACTTCACCAGCGACAATGACGCCGACTTCGATCACCTGTTCCGGCAGAAGCTCGCCAACGCTCACCGAGCCCTAGGCGAAACGCCGCCGCACTACCTTGAAGAGCCGATCCACGTCACGCGCCGCGAGGTCCTGGTATCGATGCCGTTAGCATTGATTCAGCCGGAAATCGATGGCAAGGTGACGCACTTTTACGAGTGGGCCGATGCGGGTGCCCTCGACCTGTCCAAGGCGCGCGGCAGCATGCATCTATCCAAAAGTTTGTTGGATGGCCTGTATTTCGGTTTCGATACCGAGCGCTTTTATCTGCGTCTCGACCCCTCGGCCGAGTTACTCGGATTCAGCGCCGACCTGGAGATTCGCGTGCACTTCGTCAACAAGCGGGAGTGGCAAATTCGTCTGCCGCTGGTGCTTGCCGAGGGCGCGCCGCGTCACTTTTCGCTTTGGGAGCCCGACAGTGAAGGCTCCTGGCGGTTGGTGGGCAACGAGGGTAAAGTCGGCGCGTTCGACGTCGTGGAAATCGCCGTACCGACAAGTTTACTGAATTGGGAGGTCGGCGAGAAAATCGGCTTCGTGGTCCAGATCGTCAAAGGTGACGTCGAGGAAGACCGCTTTCCGAAAAACGGCCGTATCTCCGTCACCATCCCCGATGCCGGCTACGACAGCGTCAACTGGAGTGTGTAG
- a CDS encoding DUF1926 domain-containing protein, translated as MNKKVRLTFGLHNHQPVGNFGHVMIESFEKCYRPLLEKLAEHPTIKASLHYSGCLLEWMEANHPEYIDTLAAMVDSGQIEILGGGFYEPILTAIPIDDALEQLDLMKQWAKKRLGANIRGAWLTERIWEPSLPVLLGQAGVEFTIADETHFRYAGIPKEKIAGYFVTERHGYTTAVFPIDRVLRYKIPFDQPENIAAYLRMMLGRFAAPVATYADDGEKFGVWPETYEWVYEKKWLEKFLIAIEEAADIETAHFADILDSERPAGRMYMPTASYHEMTEWSLPVDAGIELSNITAAAKRDGSWERIAPFIRGGFWDNFLAKYPEANRLHKRMIRVSNKTRRAAEIEDSPKAKLARQHLLRSQCNCAYWHGLFGGLYLNYLRDGVAREMYRAEVLADEILGLPNVEVVDHDADGNDEVLVETEHLSLVLMPAYGASVYELVDRRTGHNLTDVLARRREIYHDKLTAPPVSNGHPKSIHDIVRVKQEGLTSLLYYDWYNRYSALDHFLAPWSDADTFATSRYGELGDFVNQPFELVGTSKTKTRIVVEMRRRGGLYADGEVHPVMLTKRYLISTTAPKMQIETVIENLGGPLDVYIVRQWNLTLLAADAPDRWLAVGDDSWLMNTRGTIDSVREFSVNDAWRDLAVEFVVGEPAELWHYPIETVSQSEGGFERTYQGTAVGLVDRFHMEENETKTLTLTASFGTVLKPRKPKRVKNG; from the coding sequence GTGAATAAAAAAGTGCGCTTGACCTTCGGACTGCACAACCATCAACCCGTCGGCAACTTCGGCCACGTGATGATTGAATCGTTCGAGAAATGTTACCGACCGCTGCTGGAGAAGCTCGCCGAGCATCCAACCATCAAAGCCTCGCTGCATTACAGCGGCTGTTTACTCGAATGGATGGAAGCCAACCACCCCGAGTACATCGACACGTTGGCGGCCATGGTCGACAGCGGCCAGATCGAAATTCTCGGCGGCGGATTCTACGAACCTATCCTCACGGCGATTCCCATCGACGACGCGCTCGAGCAACTCGATCTGATGAAGCAGTGGGCGAAAAAACGACTCGGCGCGAATATACGCGGCGCGTGGCTCACCGAGCGCATCTGGGAGCCGTCCCTACCCGTGCTGCTGGGCCAGGCGGGCGTGGAATTCACCATCGCCGACGAAACGCACTTTCGCTACGCCGGGATACCGAAAGAAAAGATCGCCGGCTACTTCGTCACCGAGCGGCACGGATATACGACGGCCGTGTTTCCGATCGATCGCGTGCTGCGTTACAAAATCCCCTTCGACCAGCCCGAGAACATCGCCGCGTATTTGCGCATGATGCTCGGACGATTCGCGGCGCCGGTGGCGACCTATGCCGACGACGGCGAGAAATTCGGCGTTTGGCCTGAAACGTACGAGTGGGTCTATGAAAAGAAGTGGTTGGAAAAATTCTTAATCGCCATCGAAGAGGCGGCCGATATCGAGACGGCCCACTTCGCCGACATCCTCGATAGCGAACGGCCGGCCGGCCGCATGTACATGCCGACTGCGAGTTACCATGAAATGACCGAATGGTCGCTGCCGGTCGACGCGGGCATTGAGCTTTCGAATATTACCGCGGCGGCCAAGCGCGACGGCTCCTGGGAGAGAATCGCGCCCTTTATTCGCGGCGGTTTCTGGGACAATTTCCTGGCGAAATACCCCGAGGCGAACCGCCTCCACAAACGAATGATTCGCGTATCGAACAAAACGCGTCGCGCCGCCGAAATAGAGGATTCCCCGAAAGCAAAACTGGCACGCCAACACTTGCTGCGCAGCCAGTGCAATTGCGCGTATTGGCATGGCCTGTTCGGCGGCCTATACCTCAACTATCTGCGCGACGGCGTGGCGCGCGAGATGTACCGCGCCGAAGTGTTGGCCGACGAAATTCTCGGCCTGCCCAACGTGGAAGTCGTCGATCATGACGCCGACGGCAACGACGAAGTCCTCGTGGAAACCGAGCACCTTTCCCTCGTCCTGATGCCGGCCTACGGCGCATCGGTCTACGAACTTGTCGACCGTCGAACCGGACACAACCTGACCGACGTGCTGGCCCGCCGTCGCGAAATTTATCACGACAAACTCACCGCGCCGCCGGTGTCCAACGGCCACCCCAAAAGCATCCACGACATCGTGCGGGTCAAGCAGGAGGGCCTAACCAGCCTGCTCTATTACGATTGGTACAACCGTTACAGCGCGCTGGACCACTTTCTCGCCCCCTGGTCCGATGCCGATACCTTTGCCACCAGCCGCTACGGGGAATTGGGAGACTTCGTCAATCAACCCTTCGAACTGGTCGGCACGAGCAAAACCAAGACCCGGATCGTGGTCGAAATGCGACGCCGGGGCGGGCTTTACGCCGACGGCGAAGTGCACCCGGTCATGTTGACCAAACGCTACCTGATCAGTACGACCGCCCCGAAGATGCAAATCGAAACGGTCATTGAGAATCTGGGCGGCCCGCTGGATGTTTATATCGTGCGGCAATGGAATCTCACGCTCCTGGCCGCCGACGCGCCTGATCGCTGGCTCGCCGTGGGCGATGACAGTTGGCTGATGAACACGCGCGGTACGATCGATTCCGTTCGGGAGTTTTCGGTTAACGATGCCTGGCGGGATCTCGCGGTGGAGTTTGTCGTCGGCGAACCGGCGGAGCTATGGCACTACCCGATCGAAACCGTCAGCCAAAGCGAGGGCGGGTTCGAGCGCACGTATCAGGGAACCGCGGTGGGCCTGGTCGATCGATTCCATATGGAAGAAAATGAAACGAAAACACTGACGCTGACCGCCTCGTTCGGCACGGTATTGAAACCGCGCAAGCCAAAACGAGTGAAGAATGGTTGA
- a CDS encoding beta-ketoacyl-ACP synthase III, translated as MPNMKVVGTGMYVPDRVVTNHDLAKLMDTNDEWIIQRTGIRERRYVPPGMTSADMIEQAALTAIKEAGIEKDEIEAVVSATLSMDHMFPGIAPFVQDRLGLNGCAVVDIRNQCTGFLYSLAIADAWIKTGLYKTILVTGSEIHSTGLDFSTRGRDVSVIFGDGAGVFVAQATDGQDGPGVLGTDLHGDGKYAKALWTEAEGSVFHPRLTHKMLDEKRLFPQMKGQLVFAHAIRKLPESMKTACEKAGLGIQDVDFWVFHQANLRINEFVCQGLDIPLDKTLNNIDVYGNTTAATMPIVTYEAKKKGLIKDGSIVGFAAFGAGFTWGTIIMRW; from the coding sequence ATGCCCAACATGAAAGTCGTCGGCACCGGAATGTACGTGCCCGATCGCGTCGTCACCAACCACGATTTGGCCAAACTCATGGACACCAACGACGAGTGGATCATCCAGCGCACCGGCATTCGCGAGCGCCGTTACGTGCCGCCCGGAATGACCAGCGCCGACATGATCGAACAGGCCGCCCTAACGGCCATCAAGGAGGCCGGTATCGAGAAGGACGAAATCGAGGCCGTGGTCTCAGCCACGTTGAGCATGGACCACATGTTCCCGGGGATCGCACCTTTCGTGCAAGACCGCCTCGGGCTCAACGGCTGCGCCGTCGTCGATATTCGCAACCAATGCACCGGCTTTTTATACTCCCTGGCCATCGCCGACGCGTGGATCAAGACCGGACTGTACAAGACCATCCTGGTAACCGGCTCGGAAATCCACTCCACCGGCCTCGACTTCTCCACGCGCGGTCGCGACGTTTCCGTGATCTTCGGTGACGGCGCCGGCGTGTTCGTCGCCCAAGCCACCGACGGCCAGGACGGCCCCGGCGTGCTCGGCACCGACCTGCACGGGGACGGCAAATACGCCAAGGCCCTGTGGACCGAGGCCGAGGGTTCGGTGTTTCACCCGCGACTGACCCACAAGATGCTCGACGAGAAGCGCCTCTTCCCGCAGATGAAAGGGCAACTCGTGTTCGCCCATGCGATCCGCAAGCTGCCCGAATCCATGAAAACCGCTTGTGAGAAAGCGGGCCTGGGCATCCAAGATGTCGACTTCTGGGTCTTCCACCAAGCGAACCTGCGCATCAACGAGTTCGTCTGCCAGGGGCTGGATATTCCGTTGGACAAGACGCTCAACAACATCGATGTGTACGGCAACACCACCGCGGCCACCATGCCGATCGTGACCTACGAAGCCAAGAAAAAGGGCCTGATCAAGGACGGGTCGATTGTCGGCTTTGCCGCCTTCGGCGCCGGCTTCACCTGGGGCACGATCATCATGCGCTGGTAG